In Candidatus Micrarchaeota archaeon, the DNA window TTATTGACTATAAAGAGGCAAGAACTCTCGTTATGGAGGGATTTAATGCCGTAAACTTATTGTAAACTTTACAGATGCTTATAACAAAAGCCGTTCTTGGAGCCCTTGAATCGGGACAATAAGTACCCAGTGCATTTGGCAACCTTGCGATAAAATAACTATGTCCGCATTGCCTTGAGGCGCTCAAACTCGGGCTTTAGATCCGCCTGGCTTCTCAGGATATTGAACGTGCTCCACGTGTTCTTCAGCCTCACGTCCACCGGGAACCTCTTCTCCTTTGTGTATGTCACAAGGCTCCTTGCCGCTGCCAGATTGTCCTCAGCCCTCAGGAGTAGCTTTGCCTCGTTCAGGTTGAATGCAGAATTCTGCATGTTGTTCAGCAATAATGCGGCATTCACGTTGGATGAGAATGCCTTCATGTAAAACCTTATCTTGTTCTTTCCGGAACTGCCGAATGGCTCTATCTCCGCATGCGCTTCCATGATGCTGCCGTATTCCTGGAGGTTGTTTGACGCCCTTAATGACAGCATTGCGGTCCTATCCCTGTCCTTGAGCTTTCCAGAGATCGCGGCGGCGTTCATGTAGCACATCCCAGCCTCCAGCGGCATGTTGAACATATCGTATTTGTCGCCCTTGAGCTCCCATCTGCTGCACGCCCTTTCGGTGCGCGCGTCGCCGTAATTGCGAATCATCTGCCTTAGGTTTTCAGGTACCAGGCCAACAAGCCTGCTTTTCTGCTTGCCCTCCATTTCCACCATTATATATTGCGCTTTTTCAGATATATAAATGTAGCTATTTGGCCATTTTCATTATCTCGTTGAACGCCGCATGCAGCTCAAGTACCCCGTCATCCTCGGTGAAGTGCCCCCTTTTCGGGTGTATCACCACCCTCGATCCTAGTTCTTCCCGGAATATCCTTGAATCATCTAGCGGCACAAACGGATCGTTGTCGGAGAACAGGGCGAACGAGCTTTTCAGATGCCTCTTTACAGCATGAAGGTCTATCGGGGTTGATGTCCATTCCATAGCCAGCTCTTTCTCTTCGTTTGATTCAAGCGAGCTTCCTATCAGGTTCAGCCACGGGGCAATGAACACTGCACCCACCGCCACATCGCCGCCAAGCTCTTCAAGGTACCGCATTATAGCCTGGCATCCCACGCTGTGCCCTATGAAATATGTGTTTTCATCTATGCCTTTCGCGACTTCCGACAGGTAAGGCACCCATTCGCCTATGTGCGGCTCATTAGTATGTGGCATTTCAGGCACAAGCACCTCGAAATCCCTTTCCAGCAGCATCCTTCTTATCCAAGGGTACCAGTCTGAATTTGGGGTTCCGCCCCACCTGTGCACCAGTATCATTCGCTCCTTCATTTTACCATTGCACCTTTTTCACTTGCCGGAATCGCCGATCTGCCTCTTCATGCCCTCCAGCTCCCTTGACGAGCTTTCCCTCTGCGCAGCCTTGCGGATCCCTGCCCTTGCGCGCCATATTACCGCAATTGCGGCTGCCGCTGCCGCGATGGCAGCAAGTAGCTCCGTATACGACTTGAGCGGCACTGGCCTCTGCTGCACAACAACAGGTATTGTGTATTCCGATGTCGCGCCGTTTGCCCCTATGTCCAGAGTGAGCAGCATCGTGCCCGCATTTCCGGGATTTGCTATCGGGAAGCTTTCGTCCACATGCTGGTTAGGCACAACGCTTATGCGCCTTGTCGAGTTCCCTATCCTTATGCCGTTTGACGCCTTGAGCGTCATGCTCACGTTGCCTGCAACAGCTGCCGTGTAGAGCGCGTGCACATACACGTAGTTCGTGGCACCGGAATAGAATACGGGAACGCTTATGTTGTACACGTCGAGCACGTCATTCAGTTTAGCCGGTCCGGACAACGGCACTATCAGTATGTCCCTTATCTGAGGGGCAAGCTGCTGTATCGGGTTGCCTATCCTGTAGTATGAGTACGTGGTTGCATTGCGCGGCATGTAAGGCACATGCCATATTATCACGTAGGATCCGCCCTGCATAGTCACGTTCGCAGGCATGCCGTAGGTTGACACCTGCGAGGCGCTGTGCACAAGCGAGGCGGGCAGTATGGTC includes these proteins:
- a CDS encoding alpha/beta hydrolase — its product is MKERMILVHRWGGTPNSDWYPWIRRMLLERDFEVLVPEMPHTNEPHIGEWVPYLSEVAKGIDENTYFIGHSVGCQAIMRYLEELGGDVAVGAVFIAPWLNLIGSSLESNEEKELAMEWTSTPIDLHAVKRHLKSSFALFSDNDPFVPLDDSRIFREELGSRVVIHPKRGHFTEDDGVLELHAAFNEIMKMAK